Proteins encoded together in one Deinococcus irradiatisoli window:
- a CDS encoding alpha/beta hydrolase family protein, whose protein sequence is MGVRSLMSGLFSAALLAAPFVGASSLSLPPTSDLPAAEQRVEPVTLGAFPAQRAYRLPGGGLLLVPSACKTQRCPLLTVSHSRGRTPQELIDSPSFQPFLRRLLEANLPLLLSAEGGPDGWGGPEALWQLTRDFTLSRSKFKFSGRTYALGVSMGGMAALRAAVDAVFDVHGLILIDGRVSLSDAWRSGTSRQSELSAAYALAGRPPATYEDPLASLPAKFKLPLLVFGSMQDATVNFTHNGLALYAKAAGLGSSLVHTTGPHLGGSHLNDQVAAQVVAFVENLQARSAASGSQIPVRPVPSATPLSTAGVEAK, encoded by the coding sequence ATGGGTGTTCGCTCGCTGATGTCTGGCCTCTTTTCTGCTGCGCTGCTCGCCGCGCCGTTCGTGGGCGCTTCCTCGCTAAGCCTGCCGCCCACTTCGGACCTGCCGGCGGCCGAGCAGCGCGTCGAGCCGGTGACGCTCGGCGCTTTTCCCGCCCAGCGGGCCTACCGCCTGCCGGGCGGCGGCCTGCTGCTGGTGCCGTCCGCCTGCAAAACGCAGCGCTGCCCGCTGCTGACCGTGTCGCATTCGCGCGGGCGCACGCCGCAGGAACTCATCGACAGCCCCAGCTTTCAGCCGTTTTTGCGCCGGTTGCTCGAAGCCAACCTGCCGCTGCTGCTCTCGGCCGAGGGCGGTCCCGACGGCTGGGGCGGCCCCGAAGCGCTGTGGCAGCTGACCCGCGACTTTACCCTGTCGCGCAGCAAATTCAAGTTCTCGGGCCGCACCTACGCGCTGGGCGTCTCGATGGGCGGCATGGCGGCGCTGCGGGCCGCCGTAGACGCGGTGTTCGACGTTCACGGCCTGATCCTAATCGACGGGCGCGTCAGCCTCAGCGACGCCTGGCGCAGCGGCACTTCGCGCCAGTCGGAACTCAGTGCCGCCTACGCCCTGGCCGGGCGGCCGCCCGCCACATACGAAGACCCGCTGGCCTCGCTGCCGGCCAAGTTCAAGTTGCCGCTATTGGTGTTCGGCAGCATGCAGGACGCCACCGTGAACTTCACCCATAACGGGCTGGCCCTCTACGCCAAGGCGGCGGGCCTGGGCAGCTCACTGGTCCACACCACCGGCCCGCACCTAGGGGGCTCGCACCTGAACGATCAGGTGGCGGCCCAGGTGGTGGCCTTTGTCGAAAACCTTCAAGCCCGCTCAGCCGCCAGCGGTTCACAGATTCCCGTCAGGCCCGTACCCAGCGCGACACCACTTTCTACCGCTGGGGTAGAAGCAAAGTAA
- a CDS encoding acyltransferase has protein sequence MMLAPAPAPALPAEQSERQARAALTPVDYFRGLAILEVVLHHSSGAARRYAEDGSAVLIFLNVLNRVLHFAVPGFLFLSAAVLTRSLLARPDFGRYVWRRVVRGAWPYLLWTLLYVAWSAWLGDRPWNDLLRPDKWLLWLAYGKGNFHLYFLLVALQTYLLLPFLLPLARRRLRLSAALGLGLAVQVGVYWLNKAYLHLTYPASNVLWYVAAVIMGVAVGARWSEFEDWWKRRRSKVLLLTALALSVHLPMALMFLNGNGDQLNPWLYSLSSWLYTTPMTVTVLGVGYSLWRRGWGRWVAVLGSVSLQIYLIHPAVLEGLEHLSPSQGVEGLGAAPALPMFVLMVTLALALPFAAARLAVWLRVNSLLFGR, from the coding sequence ATGATGTTGGCACCCGCTCCCGCACCGGCCCTGCCCGCCGAACAGTCCGAGCGCCAGGCCAGGGCAGCGCTCACCCCGGTGGACTACTTCCGGGGGCTGGCGATTCTGGAAGTGGTGCTGCACCACTCGTCCGGTGCGGCCCGCCGCTACGCCGAAGACGGCTCGGCCGTGCTGATCTTCCTGAACGTGCTCAACCGGGTGCTGCATTTCGCGGTGCCCGGCTTTCTGTTTCTGTCGGCAGCGGTGCTGACCCGCAGCCTGCTGGCCCGGCCGGATTTCGGGCGCTACGTCTGGCGGCGGGTGGTGCGTGGCGCCTGGCCTTACCTGCTGTGGACCCTGCTGTACGTGGCGTGGAGCGCCTGGCTGGGTGACCGGCCCTGGAACGACCTGCTGCGGCCCGACAAGTGGCTGCTGTGGCTGGCCTACGGCAAGGGTAACTTCCACCTGTACTTTCTGCTGGTGGCGCTGCAAACCTACCTGCTGCTGCCCTTCCTGCTGCCCCTGGCCCGGCGCCGCCTGCGCCTTTCGGCGGCGCTGGGTTTGGGGCTGGCGGTGCAGGTCGGCGTCTACTGGCTCAACAAGGCCTACCTGCACCTGACGTATCCGGCGTCGAACGTGCTGTGGTACGTCGCGGCGGTGATCATGGGCGTGGCCGTCGGCGCCCGCTGGAGCGAGTTCGAGGACTGGTGGAAGCGCCGGCGCAGCAAGGTCCTGCTCCTGACCGCCCTGGCCCTGAGCGTGCACCTGCCGATGGCCCTGATGTTTCTCAACGGCAACGGCGACCAGCTCAACCCCTGGCTCTACAGCTTGTCGAGCTGGCTGTACACCACCCCGATGACCGTGACGGTGCTGGGGGTCGGCTACAGCTTGTGGCGGCGCGGCTGGGGGCGCTGGGTGGCGGTCCTCGGCAGCGTGTCGCTGCAGATCTACCTGATTCACCCGGCGGTCCTCGAGGGCCTGGAACACCTCTCGCCCAGCCAGGGCGTCGAGGGGCTGGGCGCGGCGCCGGCGCTGCCGATGTTCGTCCTGATGGTGACGCTGGCGTTGGCGCTGCCCTTCGCCGCAGCGCGGCTGGCGGTCTGGCTGCGGGTCAACAGCCTGCTGTTCGGCCGCTGA